The Streptomyces cyaneogriseus subsp. noncyanogenus region CGCCGTCCGAGCGGGAGAGCTCGTAGGTGCCGGGGGTCGCCGACAGGTACACCGTCTGCCCGATGCGCTGCTGGAACTCCTCCCACTTCAGCGGGCGGTTGTCGAGGGCGGAGGGCAGCCGGAAGCCGTGGTCGACCAGGGTGCGCTTGCGGGAGGCGTCGCCCTCGTACATGGCGCCGATCTGCGGGACGGTGACGTGCGACTCGTCGATGACGAGCAGGAAGTCGTCCGGGAAGTAGTCCAGCAGGGTGTTGGGCGGGGAGCCGGGCGGACGGTCGTCGAAGTGCATCGAGTAGTTCTCCACGCCGGAGCAGGTGCCGATCTGGCGGAGCATCTCGATGTCGTACGTGGTGCGCATCCGCAGCCGCTGGGCCTCCAGGAGCTTGCCCTGCTTCTCCAGCTCGGCCAGGCGCTCGGCCAGCTCCTTCTCGATGCCGTTGACCGCCCGCTCCATGCGCTCGGGTCCGGCGATGTAGTGGGAGGCGGGGAAGACGTAGAGCTGCTGGTCGTCGCTGAGGATCTCGCCGGTGAGCGGGTGCAGGGTGGACAGGGCCTCGATCTCGTCGCCGAACATCTCGATGCGGACGGCGAGCTCCTCGTACACCGGGAAGATCTCGATGGTGTCGCCGCGGACGCGGAAGGTGCCGCGGGTGAAGGCGGTGTCGTTGCGCGTGTACTGGATGTCCACGAAGCGGCGCAGCAGCTCGTCCCGGTCGACCTCGTCGCCGACCCGGAGGGGGACCATGCGGTCCACGTACTCCTGCGGCGTGCCCAGGCCGTAGATGCAGGAGACCGAGGCGACCACGACGACGTCACGGCGGGTGAGCAGCGAGTTGGTCGCGGAGTGGCGCAGGCGCTCGACCTCCTCGTTGATCGAGGAGTCCTTCTCGATGTAGGTGTCCGACTGCGGGACGTACGCCTCGGGCTGGTAGTAGTCGTAGTACGAGACGAAGTACTCGACGGCGTTGTTCGGCAGCAGCTCGCGGAACTCGTTCGCCAACTGGGCGGCCAGCGTCTTGTTCGGCGCCATCACGAGCGTGGGGCGCTGGAGCTTCTCGATCATCCACGCGGTGGTGGCGGATTTGCCGGTGCCGGTCGCGCCCAGCAGGACGACGTCCTTCTCGCCCGCCTCGATACGCCGGGCGAGCTCGGTGATGGCCGCGGGCTGGTCGCCGCTCGGCTGGTAGGGGCTGACGACCTCGAAGGGCGCCACCGTGCGTTCGATGTGGGAAACGGGCCGCATGCCATCAACCGTACGACCCCGCACTGACAACCGGTCCGGATCAGCGGTTCTGCGGGATACGGGAGCGCCTGCGCGCCAGGGGGCGGCGGGTGTGCGGCCGGACCGGGCGGGCCGCCGGTCCTGCCGTGTCAGGGACGGCCGGCCGGGCCGGGACGCCCGGCTTGTGCTCGGCCGGCGCGGCGGGGAGCCGGCCCGTGACCATCATCGGATCGAAGATCACGACGACGCCCGCCAGGATCAGGAAGGCCAGCGGTCCGATCAGCATCGGGGCGAGCAGGGCCGCCGCCGACTCGCCCGAGCCGGGCTCTGCGGTGCCGTGCAGATGGACGCTGACGGCGGCCATGCCCGTGTAGTGCATGCCGCTGACGGCGAGTCCCATGACGAGGCTCGCGCCCACGCTCCACAGGAAGCCGCGCACCTGCCCGGCCGCCCACAGGGCGGCGGTGGCGGCGGCCATGGCGATGACGACGGACGCCGCCACGGTGAGCGTGTTGTACCGCAGCTCTCCGTCAAGCCGCATACCGGCCATGCCCAGGTAGTGCATCGAGGCGATGCCCAGGCCCGTGACGGTGCCGCCGGTGAACAGGGCCGCCCCGCGCGTGCCCCGGTAGCCGACGATGAAGATCCCGAGGCCGACCATGACGATGGCGACGGCCAGGCTCGCGAACGTCATCGGCGCGTCGTAGCGGATCGGTGTGTCCTGGATCGTGAACCCCATCATGCCGATGAAGTGCATGGTCCATATGCCGGAGCCGATCGCCGCGGAGCCGAGGAGGAGCCACCCGGGGCGCCAGGACCGGGCCACCAGCAGCGATCTGGTGGTGCAGCGCAGGCCGAGAGCTCCACCCAGGCAGGCCATGAGGTAGGCCACCAGCGGTGTGACGAGTCCGTAGCTGAATCCGTCGACCGTGCCCTGCATGCGCGGCTACCTTTCCGCCCTCTTCCGTTCCGGAAACAACCGATATACACCCCTCCCAGCACCGCGCGAGCGGGCAGGGTCGAGGCAGAGAGTATGACTCCCACCGGAATGGTCGAACGATTTTCAGGCAAAGAATCACGGTCTCGCCCCAGTTGTGCGGCCCCGGTGAGCGGAGTTGAGCACCCGCATTCAGTCTGTGGCCATTCTGCACCCGCCTGCCGTTGCCCCTCTGCTGTCACAGTTGAGCTGTCCGTGATCGCCCGACGCGAGGAGTACGCATGCACGCGCGCGCAGTTGCCGCCACGACCACCGCGCTCCTGGGAGCCTGCCTGCTGGCCCCCTCCTCCCCCGCCCACGCCGCCGGGGACGGCACGCGGCCGCCCACGGTGATCGCCCACCGGGGGGCCTCCGCGTACGCCCCGGAGAACACCCTGGCCGCCGTGGACAAGGCGGCCGAGCTGGGCATCCGCTGGGTGGAGAACGACGTCCAGCGCACCAAGGACGGCGAGCTGGTCGTCCTCCACGACGACAGCCTGCGGCGCACCACCGACGTCGAGGAGGTGTTCCCCGACCGGGCGCCCTGGAAGGTGAAGGACTTCACCGCCGCCGAGATCGCCCGGCTGGACGCGGGAAGCTGGTTCGGCCCCGCCTGGGCGGGCGCGCGCGTGCCGACGCTGGAGCAGTACGTGCGGCGCGTCGAGCGCCACCACCAGAAGCTGCTGCTGGAGATCAAGAACCCGGCCCTGTACCCGGGCATCGAGCGGCAGACCCTCAAGGTCCTCGCCAACGAGGGCTGGCTGGACCGGCGGCATGTGGCGCACCGGCTGGTCGTGCAGAGCTTCAGCGCGGACAGCGTCCGCACCGTCCACGAGCTGAAGCCGGCCGTGAAGACCGGTTTCCTCGGCACGCCGCCCGTGGCGGAGCTGCCCGCGTACGCGGCCTTCAGCGACCAGATCAATCCCTCGCACGGCTCGCTCTCGACGGGCTACGTGTCCGCCGTACGGGCGGTCACCGGCCCGCACGGCAAGCCGCTGGAGGTCTTCACCTGGACGGTCGACGACGCCGAGCGGGCCCGGCAGGTCGCGGGGTACGGCGTCGACGGGATCATCACCAACAAGCCCGACGTGGTGCGCGGCGCGGTGCGGGGCGCCGGGGAGTGAATCCGCGGCCCGGGGGCCGACGCCGGTGGCCGGCGTCCGCCCCCGGCGTTGTCAGTGGCGGGTCGTACGGTGGGCGCATGGACAGCCATGGGCAGTACGGGCAGCGCCTCGTGTGGACCGTCGTGGAGACCGGCATCGGGCCGCTGCTGCTGGCGGCGACCCGCGCGGGCCTGGTCAACGTCGTGTTCCACGCCACGGACCCGGTGCGCGACCGGGCGCTCGGGCGGCTGGCGTCCCGGCTGGGCGCCGAGCCCGTCCAGGCACCCGGCTCCCCGCTGCTGGCGGAGGCGATACGCCAGGTCCAGGCGTACTTCGCGGGTGGGCGGCACGACTTCGACCTGCCGCTGGACTGGTCGCTGATCTCTGGCTTCAACCGGGAAGTGCTGCGGGAGCTGGCCCGGGGCGTCCCGTACGGCCAGGTCGTCGGGTACGGCGACCTGGCGCGGCGGGTCGGCCAGCCAGGCGCCTCGCAGGCCGTGGGGGTGGCGATGGGCTCCAATCCGCTGCCGGTGGTGGTGCCGTGCCACCGGGTCGTGGAGAGCGACGGCGGCATGGGCGGCTTCGGCGGCGGCCTGGAGACCAAGCGCAGACTCCTCGCCCTGGAGGGCGTGCTGCCCGAGCCGCTGTTCTGACGAAGAGGGCTCACGCGGTCCGGGCGGTCCGCCCCGGGGCCCGGCGCGGCGCCGGGGCGGCCGGATCGCCGGGCGTTCTCCTCGCCGTGGTGGCGGCGGTCGAGGTGCCGCGAGGGGTTTGGCCCGGTGTCCCGCCCGCCAGGGATGAGGGAGGACCGACGGACGGGAGGCGGCGCCCATGGTGCTGGTGGTGTCGGAAGAGGTGCGGGAGGCGATCGGTGCGGGTCGCCCGGTGGTGGCCCTGGAGTCCACGATCATCGCGCACGGGCTGCCCCGCCCGCGCAATCTGCGGGTGGCCCTGGAGTTGGAGGAGGCGGTCCGGCGGGAGGGCGCCGTACCCGCGACGATCGCCGTGCTGGACGGGCGGCCCCATGTCGGCCTGACCGGGCGGCAGGTGGAACGGGTGGCGAACGAGGACGGCATCCGGAAGCTGGGCCACCGTGACCTGCCGCTTGCGGTGGCGTGCGGGGCGAGCGGCGCGACCACGGTGTCGGCGACCGCCCTGCTGGCCGCCCGCGCGGGTGTACGGGTGTTCGCCACCGGGGGGCTCGGCGGTGTGCACCGGCAGTGGACGGCGACCCAGGACGAGTCGGCCGACCTGGGCCTGCTGGCGCGTACCCGGATCACGGTGGTGTGCGCGGGCGTGAAGTCGATCCTGGACGTGCCGGCGACCTTGCAGCGGCTGGAGACGCTCGGCGTGGCGGTGGCCGGCTACGGCACCGACCGCTTCCCCGGCTTCTACCTGTCCGACTCGGGTCATCCGGTCGACTGGAGGCTGGACACGCCCGGGCAGGTGGCGGAGGTGATGCGGGCTCAGGATCTGCTCGGGGTGCCGGACTCCGCGCTCGTCGTCGCCAACCCGGTGCCGCCCGACGAGCAGCTCGATCCGGACGTGCACGCGCGGGTGCTGGCCGACGCGCTGCGCGCGTGCGAGGACGAGGGAGTCACCGGCCAGGCGGTCACGCCGTTCCTGCTGGACCATCTGGTGCGGCACACCGACGGGGCCTCGCTGAGCGCCAATCTCGCCGCGGTGCGCGGCAACGTCCGGCTGGCGGCGCGCATCGCGGCGGCCTGGGCGCAGGCGTGAGCGCGGGGCCGGGCGGCGGGCTGCTGGTCGTCGGGGACGTCGTCACGGACGTCGTCGCCCGGCACCGCGGGCCGCTCGCGGCGGGCACGGACACGCCCGCCGCCATCCGCACCCTGCCGGGCGGGGCGGGCGCCAACGTGGCCTGCTGGGCCGCCCACGCGGGGTGCGCGGACGTACGGTTCCTCGGGCGGGTCGGCGCGGACGCGGCGGCCTGGCACGAGCGGCACCTGACCGCCTGCGGTGTACGGCCACTGCTGACCGTCGACGCGGAGGCCGCGACGGGGACGGTGATCTGCCTGGTCGACGCGGGGGCCGCGGCGGAGCGGACCTTCCTCACGGACAGCGGGGCGTCCCTGCGGCTGGCGCCCGGCGACTGGTCCGACGCGCTGCTGGACGGGGTGGCCCGCCTGCATCTGTCGGGTTACCTGCTCTTCTCCGAGACCGGCCGCGCGCTGGTCGCCGTCGCCGTGGAGTCGGCCCGAGCACGCGGCGTGCCGGTCAGTCTGGACCCCGCGTCGGCGGGCTTCCTCGCCGGGCTCGGCGCCGGCCGCTTCCTGGCCCTCTCGGCAGGGGTGGACGTCCTGCTGCCCAGCCGCGACGAGGCGTGTCTGCTCACCGGACTGCCCGACGCGGCGGACGCGGCGGCCGAGCTCAGCCGCCGCATCCCCCTGGTGGTCGCCAAGCGGGGCGGCGCCGGTGCCGTGGTGGCACGCTCCGGAGCCGTGTGCGCGCGGGTGCCCGCCGTCCCGGCGACGCCCCGGGACACCACCGGCGCGGGTGACGCCTTCACGGGCGCCTTCCTGGCCGCCCTGCTCACCGGCGCCCGTCCGCGGCAGGCGGCGCAGGCGGGATGCCGGGCGGGCGCGCTGGCGGTCGAGAGGATCGGCGGCAGACCTCCCGTGGCGGCTGACGGCCGAGACCGGGAAGGCCGGGCGGGCGCGCGGGCAGCCGAGCGGATCGACGGCAGACCTTCCGGGGCGGGTTGACGGCCGGGAAACGGGCCCCGGGCGAGCACGCGGCCGGGCGGACGGGCGGATCGACGGCAGCTTCCCGGGGCGGGCGCGAGGACCGACAGCGGGGACGCGCGGCGGTCGCACCGGCGGCGGCCCGAGGACCGGCGGCAGATCTTCCGGAACGGGCTGACGGGGGCGCGTCACCGGCGGCCCGGCCCGGCTGCCCGCGTTGCGAAGGGGGGCGGGTGTTCCAGGCGGCCGTTGGGCAGTCATCAGGGCCGAGGCCGCGCGGCACGGCGCCGCTGCGGGATCCGGGGCAGTCGGCCGTGCCGTCCCTGGCGCCGCGCCGGACCGGACGCCCCTCGGGAGCCGGGGCTCCGCGGGGTCAGCCCGCGTGTCCGCGGCTCTCCGCCTTGCGCCCCCACGCCGAGATCATCGGGGCGGTCGCCAGGTCCATGCTGCCCGATCCCACGTTGCCGAGATGGCGGTCGATCTCCTGGTCGGTGACGAGGCCCGCGGTGACGAGCTGGTCGCGCACCTGGCGAATCGTGGCGGCCTCCAGGGCGGCGCAGGCCGGCGAGGTGATCGGGAAGTAGGCGTCGGCCTCCACGCGGCGCAGTCCGGCCTGCCGGAGCAGACGCGGGAGGGTGCGGCCGTAGGCGAGATCGGCCCCGCGGTGGGCGAGCAGCCGGCGCAGCCCGTGGCGGACCCGGTTCGCCAACTGCTGCTCGGGGCCGTGTTCGTCGGGGCAGGACAGCGGTTGCAGGGTGGGGTCGGCGTCCTCGACCAGGAGACGTCCGCCCGGGCGCAGGGCCCTGACCATCGACCGCAACGCCTTCGCCCGGTCCGGGACATGGACGAGGACGAGCCGGGCGTGCACCAGGTCGAAGCCCTCCCCCGGCGGCTCTTCGACCCCCACGTCGTGCGGGCGCACCTGGACCGGGGGACGGGCCACCGGAGCGAGCCGCGAGACGTCGATGTCGGTCGCGACGACCCGTCCGGTCGGGCCGACCTTCTTCGCCAGCCACGACACCACGGAGGTGCCGCCGGCACCGACCTCCCAGCAGCGCCAGCCGGGCCCGATGCCGAGAGCCTCCAGGTGCCGGAAGGTCGTGGGATCGAAGAGGGCGGCGGTGGCGTCGAAGCCGTCCGCCGCCTCCGGTTGCCGGTGGGCGGGGAGGTGTCCATCGGTATACGTCATGTCGCGATCATCCCAGTTGCCCGCATTGTCGGGAGGGGTCGACGCTCCGGTACGGCGGCGGCGACGCTCCGGTACCGCGGGGGCGGCCGTCCGTGTGCGCCGGCATGCCGCGCCCGGCCCGTGGGCAGGCGGTCCCCAGGGCCGCCGCCGGGCCGCCGCCGCAGGACCCCGGCCACCGCCCGGACGCCGTGTCGTGCCGCCGAACGCCGTTCGTCCACAGCCGGGAACCAAGCGGAACGCCGCCCTTCCACAGGCCGCCCCGGCGAGCCCGCCGACCTGGCAGACTGGCGCGCCGAGGCGCAGGAAAACAGGGCGCCGGGAGATCCACCCGAGGAGATCCAGATGTCCATGGCAGGGAACCTGCGGAAGGTCACGAGGCTGGGCCGGGCCGGTGGCCTCCGCAAGGTGGCGCGGCTGGCCCGGCGGCGCCCGCGCGTCGACCTGAGCCACCCCGCCCGGTCTCCGCTGGGCTCCTCGGTGGTGAACTGCGTGACCTACCGCGACGGTGTCCGCACCCATGGGGGCGGTGATGTCGTCGACGCCGTCGAGCGGGTCCGCAAGCAGGGTGACGGCTTCGTCTGGCTGGGGCTGCACGAGCCGACGGACCAGGAGTTCGCCGGCCTCGCCGAGCTGCTCGACCTGCACCCGCTGGCGGTCGAGGACGCCATCGAGGCCCACCAGCGGCCCAAGCTGGAGCGGTACGGCGAAACGCTCTTCGCCGTCTTCAAGACGGTCTGCTACGTCGAGCACGAGCGGCTGACGGCCAGCAGCGAGGTGGTGAACACCGGGGAGATCATGGTGTTCGTCGGCCGGGACTTCGTGGTGACGGTGCGGCACGGGCGGCACGGATCGCTGGGCCCGCTGCGCGAGGACCTGGAGTCGGAACCCCGGCAGCTCGCCAAGGGCCCCTCGGCGGTGCTGCACGCGATCGCGGACCATGTGGTCGACGACTTCCTGACCGTCATCGACGCCGTGCAGGAAGACATCGACGAGGTGGAGACGGAGGTGTTCGCGGAGCACGGCGCGCGGGCCGATCCGGGGCGGATCTACCAGCTCAAGCGTGAACTCATCGAGCTGAAGCGGGCGGTGGTGCCGCTCGGGCGGCCTCTGGAGGAGCTCGCCGTCCGCCCCATCCGGGTGGTCGACCCCGAGATACAGGCGTACTTCCGCGACGTCTCCGACCATCTGCTGCGGGCCGTGGAGCAGATCGCCTCCTTCGACGAACTGCTGAACTCCATCCTCCAGGCCCATCTCGCCCAGGTGACGGTCGTGCAGAACGAGGACATGCGGAAGATCACTGCCTGGGCCGCGATCGTCGCCGTGCCGACCATGGTCTGCGGGATGTACGGCATGAACTTCGACCACATGCCGGAGCTGGGCTGGCGGTACGGCTACGGCATGGTCATCGGCGTCATATCGCTGGCCTGCCTGGCCCTGTACCGCGGATTCCGGCGCAACGGCTGGCTCTGAGGCGGCGGGCGCCGGGCGCCGCGGACGGCACGGCGCGGGCCGGACGCGAGCGGTGCGTCAGCCGCTCCACGCGGGGTGGCGGGGATCGTCGGCGCGCACCAGGACGTCGGCGGTGACGGCGGGGTCGGTCTCCTGCGCGTAGCGCTCGAAGGCGGGCAGGGTCCACTGCTCGGTGCCGGGGGTCCGGCGGCGCAGCGCGCCCGGGGACAGCAGGATGTGGACGCTCAGGTCCAGGGGGAACCAGTGGCGCAGCAGGAAGGGGCCGTGGAGCAGCAGGGAGCTGCCGGGCGGGAGGGGGACGTAGGGGCTGCGGGTGGCGCGGTCGGTGACGGGGTCCCACAGGTCGGGCAGGACGCGCCCGTCGCCGCCGGGGTCGAGGGGGCCGAAGACCTCCCGCCACAGCGCACCGGTGTCGTACCAGTCGCTGTAGTAGGACTCGACGTCCTGGCGGCCGTGTTCCAGGCGGACGGAGGCGGGGCGCAGAAAGCCGTCGGTGCC contains the following coding sequences:
- the uvrB gene encoding excinuclease ABC subunit UvrB, translated to MRPVSHIERTVAPFEVVSPYQPSGDQPAAITELARRIEAGEKDVVLLGATGTGKSATTAWMIEKLQRPTLVMAPNKTLAAQLANEFRELLPNNAVEYFVSYYDYYQPEAYVPQSDTYIEKDSSINEEVERLRHSATNSLLTRRDVVVVASVSCIYGLGTPQEYVDRMVPLRVGDEVDRDELLRRFVDIQYTRNDTAFTRGTFRVRGDTIEIFPVYEELAVRIEMFGDEIEALSTLHPLTGEILSDDQQLYVFPASHYIAGPERMERAVNGIEKELAERLAELEKQGKLLEAQRLRMRTTYDIEMLRQIGTCSGVENYSMHFDDRPPGSPPNTLLDYFPDDFLLVIDESHVTVPQIGAMYEGDASRKRTLVDHGFRLPSALDNRPLKWEEFQQRIGQTVYLSATPGTYELSRSDGVVEQIIRPTGLVDPEVVVKPTEGQIDDLVHEIRGRIEKDERVLVTTLTKKMAEDLTDYFLELGIQVRYLHSDVDTLRRVELLRELRSGEYDVLVGINLLREGLDLPEVSLVAILDADKEGFLRSGTSLIQTIGRAARNVSGQVHMYADKITPAMAKAIDETNRRREKQIAYNKAKGIDPQPLRKKINDIVAQIAREDIDTEQLLGSGYRKSKDGKGAKAPVPSLGGKAATGPGAKSGKQAKGKAKETAVTDRPAAELAEQIEELTARMRAAAADLQFEIAARLRDEVAEMKKELRQMREAGLS
- a CDS encoding MHYT domain-containing protein, giving the protein MQGTVDGFSYGLVTPLVAYLMACLGGALGLRCTTRSLLVARSWRPGWLLLGSAAIGSGIWTMHFIGMMGFTIQDTPIRYDAPMTFASLAVAIVMVGLGIFIVGYRGTRGAALFTGGTVTGLGIASMHYLGMAGMRLDGELRYNTLTVAASVVIAMAAATAALWAAGQVRGFLWSVGASLVMGLAVSGMHYTGMAAVSVHLHGTAEPGSGESAAALLAPMLIGPLAFLILAGVVVIFDPMMVTGRLPAAPAEHKPGVPARPAVPDTAGPAARPVRPHTRRPLARRRSRIPQNR
- a CDS encoding glycerophosphodiester phosphodiesterase, with protein sequence MHARAVAATTTALLGACLLAPSSPAHAAGDGTRPPTVIAHRGASAYAPENTLAAVDKAAELGIRWVENDVQRTKDGELVVLHDDSLRRTTDVEEVFPDRAPWKVKDFTAAEIARLDAGSWFGPAWAGARVPTLEQYVRRVERHHQKLLLEIKNPALYPGIERQTLKVLANEGWLDRRHVAHRLVVQSFSADSVRTVHELKPAVKTGFLGTPPVAELPAYAAFSDQINPSHGSLSTGYVSAVRAVTGPHGKPLEVFTWTVDDAERARQVAGYGVDGIITNKPDVVRGAVRGAGE
- a CDS encoding methylated-DNA--[protein]-cysteine S-methyltransferase, giving the protein MDSHGQYGQRLVWTVVETGIGPLLLAATRAGLVNVVFHATDPVRDRALGRLASRLGAEPVQAPGSPLLAEAIRQVQAYFAGGRHDFDLPLDWSLISGFNREVLRELARGVPYGQVVGYGDLARRVGQPGASQAVGVAMGSNPLPVVVPCHRVVESDGGMGGFGGGLETKRRLLALEGVLPEPLF
- a CDS encoding pseudouridine-5'-phosphate glycosidase, translating into MVLVVSEEVREAIGAGRPVVALESTIIAHGLPRPRNLRVALELEEAVRREGAVPATIAVLDGRPHVGLTGRQVERVANEDGIRKLGHRDLPLAVACGASGATTVSATALLAARAGVRVFATGGLGGVHRQWTATQDESADLGLLARTRITVVCAGVKSILDVPATLQRLETLGVAVAGYGTDRFPGFYLSDSGHPVDWRLDTPGQVAEVMRAQDLLGVPDSALVVANPVPPDEQLDPDVHARVLADALRACEDEGVTGQAVTPFLLDHLVRHTDGASLSANLAAVRGNVRLAARIAAAWAQA
- a CDS encoding carbohydrate kinase family protein, with translation MSAGPGGGLLVVGDVVTDVVARHRGPLAAGTDTPAAIRTLPGGAGANVACWAAHAGCADVRFLGRVGADAAAWHERHLTACGVRPLLTVDAEAATGTVICLVDAGAAAERTFLTDSGASLRLAPGDWSDALLDGVARLHLSGYLLFSETGRALVAVAVESARARGVPVSLDPASAGFLAGLGAGRFLALSAGVDVLLPSRDEACLLTGLPDAADAAAELSRRIPLVVAKRGGAGAVVARSGAVCARVPAVPATPRDTTGAGDAFTGAFLAALLTGARPRQAAQAGCRAGALAVERIGGRPPVAADGRDREGRAGARAAERIDGRPSGAG
- a CDS encoding methyltransferase domain-containing protein; this encodes MTYTDGHLPAHRQPEAADGFDATAALFDPTTFRHLEALGIGPGWRCWEVGAGGTSVVSWLAKKVGPTGRVVATDIDVSRLAPVARPPVQVRPHDVGVEEPPGEGFDLVHARLVLVHVPDRAKALRSMVRALRPGGRLLVEDADPTLQPLSCPDEHGPEQQLANRVRHGLRRLLAHRGADLAYGRTLPRLLRQAGLRRVEADAYFPITSPACAALEAATIRQVRDQLVTAGLVTDQEIDRHLGNVGSGSMDLATAPMISAWGRKAESRGHAG
- a CDS encoding magnesium and cobalt transport protein CorA, whose translation is MSMAGNLRKVTRLGRAGGLRKVARLARRRPRVDLSHPARSPLGSSVVNCVTYRDGVRTHGGGDVVDAVERVRKQGDGFVWLGLHEPTDQEFAGLAELLDLHPLAVEDAIEAHQRPKLERYGETLFAVFKTVCYVEHERLTASSEVVNTGEIMVFVGRDFVVTVRHGRHGSLGPLREDLESEPRQLAKGPSAVLHAIADHVVDDFLTVIDAVQEDIDEVETEVFAEHGARADPGRIYQLKRELIELKRAVVPLGRPLEELAVRPIRVVDPEIQAYFRDVSDHLLRAVEQIASFDELLNSILQAHLAQVTVVQNEDMRKITAWAAIVAVPTMVCGMYGMNFDHMPELGWRYGYGMVIGVISLACLALYRGFRRNGWL
- a CDS encoding uridine kinase — protein: MRLEAITWDRLGELLAERLLDLRPADGGAWPRVAIDGAPAARPGDLAARVCEALRIRGRTSLVVGTDGFLRPASVRLEHGRQDVESYYSDWYDTGALWREVFGPLDPGGDGRVLPDLWDPVTDRATRSPYVPLPPGSSLLLHGPFLLRHWFPLDLSVHILLSPGALRRRTPGTEQWTLPAFERYAQETDPAVTADVLVRADDPRHPAWSG